One region of Gouania willdenowi chromosome 13, fGouWil2.1, whole genome shotgun sequence genomic DNA includes:
- the LOC114474139 gene encoding vicilin-like seed storage protein At2g18540 has protein sequence MRLYGHLTHTHTHTPVWLLLAARPEKKIRYSKVIPAGASPLSDPMGILVAAIFLWAAVGVGSRPVTSPLNDAKVECVIQETLNDDGSHHDCGSKLEEEHDEDQRHLGLLRELEKLAEDEREREHDSPAKRYEYNLVDDESDYEQQDEDDNFAENTNGEIEDNRDNEDEDDDDDGDDDTKEKNMEEPRIEDRGRDDEEERAKELEELLAAEISKKGEEEKNDEELKELLKELKKKRYESVKEREDQRGSVEVMEEQKKEEVKKNEHETVEDTEKQKMEERRKNEVELMVEKEKVEKELNELLKEQDSKNHPEQERKRKEKQEELEELVRKMKRVQDEEPKDINTEETQSEKKEEEKPAEGESGVQKREEVTEELKEPPQKRVMEKASDEATRQFDRERYKNEKEDNDEDEEEYVKEDEEDDNENEKEDEAEEDEGEELLEIEAELRKVAAELRELRRG, from the exons ATGCGGTTATACGgtcacctgacacacacacacacacacacaccggtgTGGCTCCTCCTCGCTGCCAGGCCTGAGAAGAAGATCCGTTATTCCAAGGTTATCCCAGCAGGAGCCTCACCTCTCTCTGATCCTATGGGAATTCTGGTAGCGGCGATTTTTCTCTGGGCTGCAGTCGGAG TGGGAAGCCGGCCAGTGACCTCACCACTTAATGATGCCAAG GTTGAATGTGTCATTCAGGAGACACTGAATGACGATGGGTCACACCATGACTGCGGCTCAAAACTAGAAG AGGAACACGATGAAGACCAAAGACACTTGGGTCTTCTCAGGGAGCTGGAGAAACTGGCAGAAGATG AGAGAGAACGGGAGCACGACAGCCCTGCCAAGAGATACGAGTACAATCTGGTGGATGATGAGAGCGACTATGAACAGCAGGACGAGGATGACAACTTTGCAGAAAACACAAATGGAGAAATAGAAGACAACAGGGATaatgaggatgaagatgatgacgatgatggtgatgatgacaCTAAGGAGAAAAACATGGAGGAGCCCCGAATTGAAGACAGAGGGAGGGATGATGAAGAAGAGAGAGCCAAAGAGCTGGAAGAGCTGCTGGCTGCAGAGATCAGTAAGAaaggagaggaggagaaaaatgaCGAGGAGCTGAAAGAACTACTGAAGGAGCTGAAAAAGAAGAGATACGAGTCTGTGAAGGAGAGGGAGGACCAGAGAGGCTCCGTGGAGGTGATGGAGGAACAGAAGAAAGAGGAGGTTAAAAAGAATGAGCATGAAACGGTGGAGGATACAGAAAAGCAAAAGATGGAGGAGCGGCGTAAGAACGAGGTGGAGCTGATGGTGGAGAAAGAAAAGGTGGAGAAAGAGCTGAACGAGCTGCTTAAAGAACAGGACAGCAAGAACCATCCAGagcaggagaggaagaggaaggagaaGCAGGAGGAGCTGGAAGAACTGGTCAGAAAGATGAAGCGAGTGCAGGACGAAGAGCCGAAAGACATCAACACGGAGGAAACACAGAgtgagaagaaggaggaggagaagccAGCAGAGGGAGAGAGCGGAGTCCAGAAGAGAGAAGAAGTTACAGAGGAGCTAAAGGAGCCACCGCAGAAGAGGGTGATGGAGAAAGCCAGCGACGAGGCCACACGGCAGTTTGACCGCGAACGGTACAAGAATGAGAAAGAAGATAatgatgaggatgaggaggagtaTGTCAAagaagatgaagaggatgatAACGAAAACGAGAAGGAAGATGAAGCTGAGGAAGACGAAGGGGAG GAGCTGCTGGAGATCGAAGCAGAGCTGCGCAAAGTTGCTGCCGAGCTGAGGGAGCTCCGCAGAGGATAA